One genomic region from bacterium encodes:
- a CDS encoding sulfite reductase subunit A, translating to MERAGLQRLIDVLIKQGLEVLGPVIRDGTVVLGPVAAVADLPVGMREHQSAGHYDLEDLGDERVFGVATGPASLKPLVFAPRENLVQVELGGEHGFRAEALRPEPRPVAILGVRACDLAALRVQDRIFLHDRYPDPYYEERRRGLFLIAASCTRSAPTCFCTSMGTGPEAREGFDLALTELDEGFLVRAGSEAGEEVLETLGLAEADAETRVAERRAIDACASVMDRKLDAARVHDLLLENLDHGRWDEVAERCLGCGNCTMVCPTCFCHDERDEALLDGSGSIRIREWDSCFDRQHAQIHGINFRPKIRDRYRQWLVHKLATWQDQFGTSGCVGCGRCITWCPPGIDLTEEVRAIQETTA from the coding sequence ATGGAACGCGCCGGCCTTCAACGGCTGATCGATGTCCTGATCAAGCAGGGCCTCGAGGTTCTGGGGCCGGTGATACGCGACGGCACCGTCGTCCTGGGGCCTGTGGCTGCCGTGGCCGACCTGCCCGTCGGGATGCGCGAGCACCAATCGGCCGGACACTACGACCTCGAAGATCTGGGCGACGAACGCGTCTTCGGGGTGGCCACCGGGCCGGCTTCGCTCAAGCCCCTGGTGTTCGCACCGCGCGAAAACCTCGTCCAGGTCGAACTCGGAGGAGAGCATGGCTTTCGCGCCGAGGCCTTGCGACCGGAGCCCCGTCCGGTGGCGATCCTGGGCGTGCGCGCCTGCGACCTCGCGGCGCTGCGCGTGCAGGACCGGATCTTCCTCCACGATCGCTATCCGGACCCCTACTACGAAGAACGTCGCCGCGGGCTGTTCCTGATCGCGGCGAGTTGCACCCGCTCGGCACCGACCTGCTTCTGCACGTCGATGGGCACTGGGCCCGAGGCGCGTGAGGGCTTCGACCTTGCGCTCACCGAGCTCGACGAGGGCTTCCTGGTTCGTGCGGGCAGCGAAGCGGGCGAGGAGGTGCTCGAGACCCTCGGGCTCGCCGAAGCCGATGCCGAGACCCGCGTCGCCGAGCGGCGCGCCATCGACGCATGCGCAAGCGTGATGGATCGCAAACTCGACGCGGCCCGGGTCCACGACTTGCTGCTCGAGAATCTCGACCACGGGCGCTGGGACGAGGTGGCCGAGCGCTGCCTCGGCTGCGGCAACTGCACCATGGTATGCCCCACGTGCTTCTGCCACGACGAGCGCGACGAGGCGCTGCTCGACGGAAGCGGCTCGATCCGGATCCGCGAATGGGATTCCTGCTTCGACCGCCAGCACGCCCAGATCCACGGCATCAACTTTCGACCGAAGATCCGCGACCGTTATCGCCAGTGGCTGGTTCACAAGCTCGCAACCTGGCAGGACCAGTTCGGCACCTCGGGATGCGTGGGCTGTGGGCGTTGCATCACATGGTGCCCGCCCGGCATCGATCTCACCGAGGAGGTGAGAGCCATCCAGGAGACGACGGCGTGA
- a CDS encoding Ni/Fe hydrogenase subunit gamma, with product MVPARHRSHRGGESHPGDDGVSVTPGAPIAAGYLVPEPAQIVERDSYGPGIHAYRLRICDPAARPRFDFMPGQFNMVYAPGVGEVAISISSDPEDEDLEHTIRIVGRTTQVIGRLDVGDFVGLRGPYGVGWPLHEARWKDVLVITGGLGCAPVTGAIDYMFRRRANYGRISILHGVKKSEDLVHRDRFEAWRRHPDTYVGLTSDEPDRAWRDRIGVVTELFEEVDIDPGRTVVFMCGPGVMMRYAVAILRRRGVPVERIYASMERNMKCAVGLCGHCQLGGEFVCKDGPIFPYARIAKFFGPGAL from the coding sequence ATGGTGCCCGCCCGGCATCGATCTCACCGAGGAGGTGAGAGCCATCCAGGAGACGACGGCGTGAGCGTGACACCGGGTGCTCCCATTGCAGCGGGCTATCTGGTCCCCGAGCCGGCGCAGATCGTCGAGCGCGACAGCTATGGGCCGGGAATCCACGCCTATCGCCTGCGCATCTGCGACCCGGCCGCGCGGCCGCGTTTCGATTTCATGCCGGGGCAGTTCAACATGGTCTACGCCCCCGGAGTCGGCGAAGTGGCCATTTCAATCTCGTCGGATCCGGAAGACGAGGATCTCGAGCACACCATTCGCATCGTCGGGCGCACGACCCAGGTGATCGGCCGGCTCGATGTGGGCGATTTCGTCGGACTCCGCGGCCCCTATGGCGTCGGCTGGCCTCTCCACGAAGCACGCTGGAAGGATGTGCTGGTGATCACGGGCGGACTCGGTTGCGCGCCGGTGACCGGCGCCATCGACTACATGTTCCGACGCCGTGCCAACTACGGCCGGATCTCGATCCTGCACGGCGTCAAGAAGTCCGAAGATCTGGTGCACCGCGACCGCTTCGAGGCCTGGCGACGGCACCCCGACACCTACGTGGGGCTGACGTCGGACGAGCCCGATCGCGCCTGGCGCGACCGCATCGGCGTAGTCACCGAGTTGTTCGAAGAGGTCGACATAGACCCGGGTCGCACAGTGGTCTTCATGTGCGGGCCCGGTGTCATGATGCGCTACGCGGTGGCCATCCTGCGCCGTCGTGGCGTCCCGGTCGAGCGGATCTATGCCTCGATGGAGCGCAACATGAAGTGTGCCGTGGGGCTCTGCGGCCACTGCCAGCTGGGCGGTGAGTTCGTCTGCAAGGATGGGCCGATCTTTCCGTACGCGCGGATCGCCAAGTTCTTTGGCCCGGGCGCATTGTGA